One stretch of Pigmentiphaga aceris DNA includes these proteins:
- the gsiB gene encoding glutathione ABC transporter substrate-binding protein GsiB, whose product MNKRVASMFRRKPLAAGLLALAALTGGNAFAAKDVVIALHIPAETLDPYSTNTTLTTAVTKSFYEGLFEFDKDLKIRPALAESYEVSPDGIVYTFKLRQGVKFHDGTDFNAEAVKFVLDRVTNPENKLPRANQFRPISKVDVVDAHTVRITLKEPFSPFLNALAHGSAAMISPTALKKWGNKDIAFHPVGTGPFEFVEWKQTDFVKVKKFDGYWKKGYPKVDSITWKPVPENGTRMAMLQTGEAHFVSSVPAETATALKNNPKLNLTAADSIIVRYISMNTMQKPFDDIRVRQAVNYAINRDALVKVAFGGFATPTDAIVPHGIKFSHKTGPWAYDVKKARELLKEAGYPNGFEATMWGAYNDSTTQKALQFIQQQLQQVGIKLTVQALEIGQRVEWVQSAPDPATARVRMYYAGWSSSTGDADWALRPLLASESFPPKLNNTAYYKNDVVDSSISKALKSTDDKELASLYKTAQEQIWKDAPWAPLVVQQNVYAQSKNLTGIFMQPDGNINSTEISLSE is encoded by the coding sequence ATGAACAAGCGTGTCGCTTCGATGTTTCGACGTAAACCGCTGGCAGCGGGCCTGCTGGCCTTGGCCGCACTGACTGGTGGCAATGCCTTCGCGGCGAAAGACGTGGTCATTGCCCTGCACATTCCGGCGGAAACGCTCGATCCGTACAGCACCAACACCACGCTGACCACCGCGGTGACCAAGTCCTTCTACGAAGGCCTGTTCGAATTCGACAAGGATCTGAAGATCCGCCCGGCCCTGGCTGAGAGCTATGAAGTCTCGCCCGACGGCATTGTCTACACCTTCAAGCTGCGTCAAGGCGTGAAGTTCCACGACGGCACCGACTTCAACGCCGAAGCGGTGAAGTTCGTGCTCGATCGCGTGACCAACCCTGAAAACAAGCTGCCGCGCGCCAATCAGTTCCGTCCGATCTCGAAGGTCGACGTGGTAGATGCACACACCGTGCGTATCACCCTGAAGGAGCCCTTCTCGCCCTTCCTGAACGCCCTGGCACACGGCTCGGCCGCGATGATCTCGCCGACCGCACTGAAGAAGTGGGGCAACAAGGACATCGCCTTCCACCCGGTCGGTACCGGCCCGTTCGAATTCGTCGAGTGGAAGCAGACCGACTTCGTGAAGGTCAAGAAGTTCGACGGCTACTGGAAGAAGGGCTACCCGAAGGTTGACTCGATCACCTGGAAGCCCGTGCCCGAGAACGGCACCCGCATGGCCATGCTGCAAACCGGCGAAGCTCACTTCGTCAGCTCGGTGCCGGCTGAAACCGCGACCGCGCTGAAGAACAACCCGAAGCTGAACCTGACCGCCGCTGACTCGATCATCGTGCGCTACATCAGCATGAACACGATGCAAAAGCCGTTCGACGACATCCGTGTCCGTCAGGCCGTCAACTACGCGATCAACCGCGACGCGCTGGTCAAGGTTGCATTCGGTGGTTTCGCCACCCCGACCGACGCCATCGTGCCGCACGGCATCAAGTTCTCGCACAAGACTGGCCCGTGGGCTTACGACGTGAAGAAGGCGCGTGAGCTGCTGAAGGAAGCCGGTTACCCGAACGGCTTCGAAGCCACGATGTGGGGCGCGTATAACGACTCGACCACCCAGAAGGCACTGCAGTTCATTCAGCAGCAGCTGCAACAAGTCGGCATCAAGCTGACCGTGCAAGCACTGGAAATCGGCCAGCGCGTGGAGTGGGTGCAATCGGCACCGGACCCCGCAACCGCCCGCGTTCGCATGTACTACGCCGGCTGGTCGTCGTCGACTGGCGATGCTGACTGGGCACTGCGTCCGCTGCTGGCTTCCGAGTCCTTCCCGCCGAAGCTGAACAACACTGCGTACTACAAGAACGACGTGGTGGACAGCTCGATCTCGAAGGCGCTGAAGTCGACCGACGACAAGGAACTGGCCTCGCTGTACAAGACCGCCCAGGAACAGATCTGGAAGGATGCTCCTTGGGCACCGCTGGTCGTGCAACAGAACGTGTACGCGCAAAGCAAGAACCTGACGGGCATCTTCATGCAGCCCGACGGCAACATCAACTCGACCGAGATCTCTCTGTCCGAGTAA